In the genome of Chiloscyllium plagiosum isolate BGI_BamShark_2017 chromosome 33, ASM401019v2, whole genome shotgun sequence, one region contains:
- the LOC122539632 gene encoding deoxyribonuclease-1-like has product MAFIVMIILISCFIQGSQGLKIAAFNIQRFDQSKVSDHRTLNILIQILQRYDLITIEEVMDADNSAITELVMKLNQSTKLHYNYIISDHLGRSSYREKYAFVYNENILKPMEWYHFDDGCEQCGTDTFIREPFIVHFHSLTTTVKDFVLAAIHTSPSYAVREVDGLYDVWADAKDHFNTENILILGDYNAACNYVTDSDWPHIRLRQHKKFHWLIGDEIDTTVSKYTHCAYDRFVVTTEGLLKTIVPGSVKAFNFQEAFHLPYYTVKEVSDHYPIELELEDDRKFLLSYLIFSFCIASTADAKYKTGTSIGINGGISGGPCSCKGVDLTSCAGRCGAYSPNFPCSCTASCSKYQDCCADYGNYC; this is encoded by the exons atggcatttattgtgaTGATAATTCTGATTAGCTGCTTTATACAGGGAAGTCAAGGGCttaaaattgcagcatttaacaTCCAGAGATTTGATCAGTCAAAAGTCAGTGATCACAGAACTCTTAACATTCTCATCCAG ATTTTACAAAGGTATGACCTTATCACCATTGAAGAAGTTATGGACGCTGACAATTCAGCAATAACAGAACTAGTGATGAAACTGAATCA atcGACCAAACTGCATTATAATTACATCATCTCTGATCATCTTGGTCGCAGTTCATACAGAGAAAAATATGCATTTGTGTATAA CGAGAATATTCTCAAACCTATGGAGTGGTACCACTTTGATGATGGCTGTGAACAGTGTGGAACTGACACCTTCATCCGGGAACCTTTTATAGTGCACTTCCACTCCCTCACTACAA CTGTCAAGGATTTTGTACTCGCAGCCATCCACACTAGTCCAAGTTATGCAGTCAGAGAGGTTGATGGATTGTATGATGTTTGGGCTGATGCAAAGGATCACTTCAATACTGAG AACATCTTGATACTTGGAGATTACAACGCAGCTTGTAACTATGTCACAGATAGTGATTGGCCTCATATACGACTGCGTCAACATAAAAAATTTCATTGGCTGATTGGTGATGAGATAGACACAACTGTCAGTAAATACACACATTGCGCATATGACAG GTTTGTTGTGACCACAGAAGGATTGCTTAAGACAATAGTTCCTGGCTCAGTCAAGGCCTTCAATTTCCAAGAAGCTTTTCATCTCCCATATTATACA gtgaaagaagtctcagatcATTACCCTATTGAGCTTGAACTGGAGGATGATCGTAA ATTTCTTTTGAGTTatctcattttctctttttgcatAGCTAGCACTGCTGATGCTAAATACAAGACTGGGACAAGTATTGGTATCAATGGTGGAATCAGTGGTGGTCCATGTAGCTGCAAAGGTGTAGATTTAACATCCTGCGCTGGACGGTGTGGTGCATATTCACCTAATTTTCCTTGCAGTTGTACTGCAAGCTGTTCTAAATATCAGGATTGCTGTGCAGACTATGGAAATTATTGTTAA